In Thermococcus stetteri, the following proteins share a genomic window:
- a CDS encoding DUF3213 domain-containing protein, with amino-acid sequence MTTERVFNKRLTRLDLKFGDINWEKGTIKQYELEKDERVWRIFLNGYARNGFVIFDEELLPREELLKALEELQPEVTGERALTVQELIEESLSWKNIYGKMEG; translated from the coding sequence ATGACGACCGAGAGGGTCTTTAACAAGAGGCTCACGAGGCTCGACCTCAAGTTCGGCGATATAAACTGGGAGAAGGGAACGATAAAGCAGTACGAACTCGAGAAGGACGAGAGGGTGTGGAGGATATTCCTCAACGGCTACGCCAGGAACGGTTTCGTAATCTTTGATGAAGAACTCCTTCCGAGGGAGGAGTTATTGAAAGCCCTTGAGGAACTCCAGCCCGAAGTGACCGGCGAACGGGCCCTAACAGTCCAAGAGCTCATAGAGGAGAGTCTCAGCTGGAAGAACATCTATGGAAAAATGGAAGGCTAA
- a CDS encoding CidA/LrgA family protein, with translation MNAYRGLAIIFGFYALGELVSSAFALSIPGSVLGMLFLLGALVMGLIRLEWVENEAELFVRNMSVMFVPPGVGIVLYVGLLKSQVVPVSLALLVSFLVTLVTTAKVVEVLRRGRK, from the coding sequence ATGAATGCCTATCGGGGTCTCGCCATAATATTCGGCTTCTACGCCCTAGGTGAGCTAGTGAGTTCGGCCTTTGCCCTCTCGATCCCTGGAAGCGTCCTCGGCATGCTGTTTCTGCTTGGGGCCTTGGTGATGGGACTTATCCGGCTTGAGTGGGTTGAGAACGAGGCGGAGCTCTTCGTCAGGAACATGAGCGTGATGTTTGTTCCTCCGGGGGTTGGGATAGTTTTGTATGTAGGTCTCCTAAAGAGTCAGGTTGTTCCGGTTTCCTTAGCCCTCCTGGTGAGCTTTCTGGTAACCCTTGTTACAACTGCTAAAGTCGTGGAAGTCCTTAGGAGGGGGAGAAAGTGA
- a CDS encoding DUF2103 domain-containing protein: MPKHFKRGVKREHHFLKGLEKPLEEIASIPGVKKVIPGRIYASDSRGFEIKVTRETQTGLKLVAKSDGSVQEVFLVVDKADRERVWREIEMLAEEWEKS; encoded by the coding sequence ATGCCCAAGCACTTCAAGCGCGGGGTGAAGAGGGAGCACCACTTTCTCAAGGGCCTTGAAAAGCCGCTGGAAGAGATAGCTAGTATCCCGGGAGTGAAAAAGGTAATCCCAGGCAGGATATACGCCAGCGACTCCAGAGGCTTCGAGATAAAGGTAACGAGAGAAACCCAGACGGGGTTAAAGCTCGTTGCCAAGAGCGATGGAAGCGTTCAGGAGGTCTTTCTGGTCGTTGATAAAGCTGATAGGGAGAGGGTTTGGAGGGAGATAGAGATGCTGGCCGAGGAATGGGAAAAGAGTTAA
- a CDS encoding DUF2139 domain-containing protein — translation MFLRNYRFPGRYGPEWGSGGIFGLRYHNGTLYFTLAFEAEAHFIDIKSHEEETYDFTLVGNAPTSGGDTYNAVETVDEFIYFGGWVHAPAVYREDRRILFNNKYSHVHAYDTEERAVKLLWKESIHHETDWAGEISDIIYDPYNDRLLLAREDGHRNLGVYSLDRETGNAEPLIGDPSPKGTRVHDVAFFGVGNNFTGGLREFKALDLISGRWEAFKPGESVDGKPYERPELGSMSSAYNRAFAFVRGGIFAGNPYMGEGFTFYRLFDFPTFYAPFRVNAVNVGGGILTAFNAHHDASYRGDSQDSGLFWDFTNTIAGPSVLVYLAPPVVKIVGAFGARITSIEKMDGKILVATNSAPNTGSTEATPFDTGNRDIVILDERIIQERPPSVSFTVPLELLRKANKRTFGGIPLDGYLEARAVFHLKGDTKLKIHEYELSLPGAEAEEETFDLKRGKNVIDLRTFSGIVSLELKKVVGGKARIELL, via the coding sequence ATGTTCCTCCGGAACTACCGCTTCCCGGGAAGGTACGGCCCCGAGTGGGGCAGCGGTGGGATATTCGGGCTCAGGTACCACAACGGGACCCTTTACTTCACGCTGGCCTTTGAGGCCGAGGCACACTTCATAGATATTAAGAGCCATGAGGAGGAGACCTACGACTTCACCCTCGTCGGAAACGCCCCAACTAGCGGAGGCGACACCTACAACGCGGTCGAGACGGTCGATGAGTTCATATACTTCGGCGGCTGGGTGCACGCGCCAGCTGTTTACCGCGAGGACAGGAGGATACTCTTCAACAACAAGTACTCCCACGTCCATGCCTACGACACGGAGGAAAGAGCGGTCAAGCTCCTTTGGAAGGAGTCGATCCACCACGAAACCGACTGGGCGGGGGAGATAAGCGACATAATCTACGACCCTTACAACGACAGGCTTCTGCTCGCGAGAGAGGACGGCCACAGGAACCTTGGAGTCTATTCCCTCGATAGGGAAACCGGAAACGCGGAACCCCTCATAGGGGACCCCTCCCCCAAGGGAACGCGCGTCCACGATGTTGCGTTCTTTGGTGTGGGAAACAACTTCACTGGAGGACTCAGGGAGTTCAAAGCACTCGACCTGATAAGCGGAAGGTGGGAGGCCTTTAAACCCGGGGAGAGCGTAGATGGAAAGCCCTATGAGAGGCCGGAGCTTGGCTCTATGAGCTCAGCCTACAACCGGGCCTTCGCCTTCGTGCGCGGTGGAATCTTCGCTGGCAACCCGTACATGGGTGAGGGGTTTACCTTCTACCGCCTCTTTGACTTCCCGACGTTCTATGCTCCCTTCCGCGTGAACGCGGTAAACGTTGGCGGAGGGATCCTAACGGCATTCAACGCCCACCACGATGCATCGTACAGGGGGGACTCCCAGGATAGTGGGCTCTTCTGGGACTTCACGAACACCATAGCGGGACCGAGCGTTCTCGTTTACCTCGCCCCACCGGTGGTGAAAATAGTCGGAGCATTCGGGGCGAGGATAACGAGTATAGAGAAGATGGACGGAAAGATTCTGGTGGCTACCAACAGCGCACCCAACACGGGTTCAACGGAGGCAACTCCCTTCGACACCGGGAACAGGGACATAGTCATCCTCGACGAGAGGATAATCCAGGAGAGACCGCCTTCAGTTAGCTTCACCGTTCCCCTGGAGCTCTTGAGAAAGGCAAACAAGCGGACCTTCGGCGGGATTCCCCTCGACGGCTACCTCGAGGCAAGGGCTGTTTTCCACTTAAAAGGCGACACGAAGCTGAAAATCCACGAGTACGAACTCTCCCTGCCGGGGGCTGAAGCGGAAGAGGAAACCTTCGACTTGAAGAGAGGGAAAAACGTGATAGACCTCAGGACCTTTTCCGGAATCGTAAGCTTAGAGCTGAAAAAAGTTGTGGGGGGAAAGGCAAGGATAGAGCTCCTTTAG
- the arcS gene encoding archaeosine synthase subunit alpha: protein MEIIKHEGPGRLGVVRLGDYSFRTPALVGIDFTLSPFNSFFHPKEPGEYDFNLAPSIPLGFYTPDEVIQKALGRLWSVNYEGFNAFYLPALRRTEYLEEFFKIIERHNFEAVYLGNSKILIKEHRYFVKIIRELRERFPNVMIIADLEPFFYPLAVYLGVDAFDTRSLKLYDFEGKGFTQFSPFLWSSEPNSLDFAREVILLVRRALEEGKLRYLVENFFPTQYNAGILRIADLEHPDYLEKYTPIQRETVYFISDASIRRPEVRRWHERVAERFVPPKNVELLLIFPCSAKKPYSFSRSHTLYRKAVKEALGSGIFKVHELILTSPFGVVPREWEWLAKYDIVVTGHWNEEEIKPAAELLAKTLEKYPENVPIIAHLDEAYVEIAKLASELSGREVIFTDVKNGTTSHESLSSLTETLREFQLEGTKEDRTYRYFENIRKVFDFYFGIGAGEAILPENGQVKGSKMLRIFVDGRQTGTFKDGVISVTPFGMQRIYDAVKSYWVKIDFELRGDVFAVGVNEADPRIRPDDIVGVVRDEEVVGVGKAVLSGEEMARAKKGVAVKVRKRA from the coding sequence ATGGAAATCATCAAGCACGAAGGACCCGGAAGGCTTGGGGTAGTCAGGCTAGGGGACTATTCCTTCAGGACTCCCGCCTTAGTCGGGATAGACTTTACCCTGTCTCCCTTCAACTCCTTCTTCCATCCCAAAGAACCGGGCGAGTACGACTTCAACCTCGCTCCCTCGATACCTCTCGGGTTCTACACGCCCGATGAGGTAATCCAAAAGGCCCTTGGGAGGCTTTGGAGTGTAAACTACGAGGGCTTCAACGCCTTCTACCTCCCGGCCCTGAGGAGAACGGAGTACCTTGAGGAGTTCTTCAAGATCATCGAGAGGCACAACTTTGAGGCGGTCTACCTTGGCAACTCGAAGATTCTGATCAAGGAGCACCGCTACTTCGTGAAGATAATCAGGGAGCTGCGCGAGAGGTTCCCCAACGTCATGATTATAGCCGACCTTGAGCCGTTCTTCTATCCGCTCGCCGTTTATCTCGGCGTTGATGCTTTCGACACCCGCTCGCTCAAGCTCTACGACTTCGAGGGGAAGGGATTCACCCAGTTCTCTCCCTTCCTGTGGAGCAGCGAGCCCAACTCCCTCGACTTCGCCCGCGAAGTCATACTCCTCGTGAGAAGGGCCCTCGAGGAGGGCAAGCTCCGCTATCTGGTGGAGAACTTCTTCCCGACCCAGTACAACGCTGGAATCCTCAGGATAGCTGACCTCGAGCACCCAGATTATCTTGAGAAGTACACACCGATCCAGAGGGAGACGGTATACTTCATCAGCGACGCATCCATAAGGAGACCTGAGGTAAGGAGGTGGCACGAGCGCGTTGCTGAAAGATTCGTGCCGCCGAAGAACGTTGAACTTCTCCTGATCTTCCCGTGCTCCGCCAAGAAGCCCTACTCTTTCTCAAGGAGCCACACCCTCTACAGAAAGGCCGTTAAGGAGGCCTTGGGTTCAGGAATATTCAAAGTCCACGAGCTCATCCTTACTTCACCCTTCGGCGTCGTCCCGAGGGAGTGGGAGTGGTTGGCCAAGTACGACATAGTCGTTACCGGCCACTGGAACGAGGAGGAGATAAAGCCGGCGGCGGAACTCCTCGCCAAAACTCTCGAAAAGTACCCGGAGAATGTCCCGATAATAGCCCACCTCGACGAAGCCTACGTTGAGATAGCGAAGCTTGCTTCCGAGCTCTCCGGAAGGGAGGTAATCTTTACCGACGTCAAAAACGGGACGACGAGCCACGAGAGCTTATCCTCACTCACCGAGACTCTGAGGGAGTTCCAGCTCGAGGGAACGAAGGAGGACAGGACTTACCGCTACTTCGAGAACATAAGGAAGGTCTTCGACTTCTACTTCGGCATCGGTGCTGGAGAGGCCATCCTCCCTGAGAACGGCCAGGTGAAAGGCTCGAAGATGCTCCGTATATTCGTTGACGGCAGGCAGACAGGAACCTTTAAGGACGGCGTGATAAGCGTCACACCCTTCGGGATGCAGAGAATATATGATGCCGTTAAGAGCTACTGGGTCAAGATAGACTTCGAGCTCCGCGGCGATGTCTTTGCGGTCGGTGTCAACGAAGCAGACCCGAGGATAAGGCCCGACGACATAGTGGGTGTCGTCAGGGATGAGGAGGTTGTCGGCGTCGGGAAGGCCGTCCTGAGCGGGGAAGAGATGGCCAGGGCGAAGAAGGGAGTTGCCGTCAAGGTAAGGAAGAGGGCGTAA
- a CDS encoding Tfx family DNA-binding protein, whose product MKSFLTEQQIRVLQLRARGLKQSEIAEILGTSRANVSILERRALEKVEKARNTLLLWEQINSKISVDVKKGEDIFQVPEKLFRKADELGVKVPYSTAEIIAFLVEHAPIEDRLAKRDFTLFLDREDRLRVSECILEDFDEIRKHDGGKNAV is encoded by the coding sequence ATGAAGAGCTTTTTAACCGAGCAGCAGATTAGGGTTCTCCAGCTGAGGGCCAGAGGCCTGAAGCAGAGCGAGATAGCTGAAATTCTTGGAACGAGCAGAGCCAATGTTAGTATTCTTGAGAGGAGGGCCCTTGAAAAGGTGGAAAAAGCCAGGAATACACTTCTCCTGTGGGAGCAGATAAACTCGAAGATAAGCGTTGATGTTAAAAAAGGTGAGGACATCTTCCAAGTTCCGGAGAAGCTCTTCAGGAAGGCCGACGAGCTTGGAGTGAAGGTTCCCTACAGCACGGCGGAGATAATAGCGTTTCTGGTGGAGCACGCGCCGATAGAGGACAGGTTGGCCAAGAGGGACTTCACGCTCTTCCTTGACAGAGAGGACAGACTCCGCGTTAGCGAGTGCATCCTAGAGGACTTTGACGAGATACGGAAGCACGATGGCGGTAAAAACGCCGTTTAG
- a CDS encoding nucleotidyltransferase domain-containing protein → MQEKDWGRKLREVIKRRYPDARIILFGSRVRGDCLKDSDYDIIVVSSSFKGKNFTERSSEVLKLLWKAGLRHDFEILCYTPEEFEMKSKSLGIVREALKEGIVL, encoded by the coding sequence TTGCAGGAAAAGGATTGGGGAAGAAAGCTCAGAGAAGTAATAAAAAGGCGCTATCCGGATGCAAGGATAATACTTTTTGGCTCCAGGGTTAGGGGCGACTGCCTCAAGGACAGCGATTACGACATAATAGTAGTCTCAAGCTCCTTTAAGGGAAAGAACTTCACGGAGAGGTCGAGCGAGGTTTTGAAATTGCTCTGGAAGGCGGGCCTCAGGCATGATTTCGAAATACTATGTTACACGCCAGAAGAATTTGAAATGAAGAGTAAAAGCCTCGGAATCGTAAGAGAGGCTTTGAAAGAGGGAATAGTACTCTGA
- a CDS encoding CidB/LrgB family autolysis modulator, translated as MNPYGITLTLIVFYLFSELHSRKRAFYTNPVLLSIATIAAFLWLGGFSYESYMESAVILKFLLGPAVVSLAVPVYKELDTIRVYWKETTVGITVGGTVAILSAFYTAEVLGGSHDVLMSIAPKSVTTAIAIGISEKIGGIPALTAVLVILTGILGNAVGSELLNVFRVRDRVAKGLAMGVTSHGLGTARILLEDELAGGVSGLAMALNGVFTAIVLPYLVKVL; from the coding sequence GTGAACCCATACGGCATAACCCTAACGCTTATAGTCTTCTACCTTTTTTCGGAGCTTCACTCGAGAAAGAGGGCGTTTTACACAAACCCAGTTCTCCTATCAATAGCCACGATAGCGGCATTTCTCTGGTTAGGTGGCTTTTCCTACGAGTCCTACATGGAGAGTGCCGTAATACTCAAGTTCCTCCTCGGGCCGGCTGTGGTAAGCCTTGCCGTTCCCGTTTATAAGGAACTTGATACCATCAGAGTCTACTGGAAAGAGACAACCGTGGGAATAACAGTCGGCGGAACCGTTGCGATACTCAGCGCTTTTTACACGGCAGAGGTTCTCGGCGGGAGCCACGACGTGCTCATGAGCATAGCCCCCAAGAGCGTTACAACTGCGATAGCAATAGGTATCAGCGAAAAGATCGGCGGAATCCCAGCCCTTACGGCAGTCCTTGTTATTCTCACCGGGATACTCGGCAACGCGGTCGGATCGGAGCTCTTAAACGTATTCCGGGTCAGGGACAGGGTAGCGAAGGGACTGGCAATGGGAGTTACTTCCCACGGTCTCGGGACGGCGAGGATACTGCTAGAAGATGAACTCGCTGGGGGAGTCAGCGGGCTTGCAATGGCTCTAAACGGCGTTTTTACCGCCATCGTGCTTCCGTATCTCGTCAAAGTCCTCTAG
- a CDS encoding HEPN domain-containing protein — translation MREEARLLWEQALEDLKTAEALITVKRYYASVFFSQQGEENTLKALYIELKREFPPKTHSLLRLSNELGIEDEEVIDAVLDLNPEYIVTRYPDAANEVPARIYNERMAISHLKKSKKVIEFCRKRIGEESSEK, via the coding sequence ATGAGAGAAGAGGCAAGATTATTGTGGGAACAGGCGCTGGAGGATTTGAAAACTGCCGAGGCCCTTATTACTGTTAAAAGATATTACGCGAGCGTGTTCTTCTCTCAGCAGGGAGAAGAGAATACCTTAAAGGCTCTTTACATAGAACTCAAGCGCGAGTTTCCTCCAAAAACTCATAGTCTCCTGCGCTTATCCAACGAACTGGGCATAGAGGACGAAGAAGTTATAGATGCAGTGCTCGACCTGAACCCAGAGTACATAGTGACGAGATACCCAGATGCTGCCAACGAAGTCCCCGCGAGGATATACAATGAGAGGATGGCTATTTCTCACCTCAAAAAGTCTAAGAAGGTGATAGAGTTTTGCAGGAAAAGGATTGGGGAAGAAAGCTCAGAGAAGTAA